Proteins co-encoded in one Flavivirga eckloniae genomic window:
- a CDS encoding cation diffusion facilitator family transporter, translated as MGHSHTHNHHHTHHDLKGRNLFISILLNILITAAQVIGGIVSGSLALLSDALHNFSDVLSLVVSYVANKLAKKEASFHRTFGYKRAEILAAFINASTLIIVAILLIIEAVKRFQNPEEIESNLVIWLSLLGIVANGLSVLLLKKDSKSNMNMKSAYLHLLTDMMASIAVLIGGLLMKYYQVYWVDSVLTFAIALYLIWMGYDLLKTSTKVLMLFTPDDIPIKQIVAEINAFESIKNVHHVHVWQLNEEEIHLEAHIDFKNDITLSQFDVILHKIEDLVFNKYDINHVNIQPEFGKDDAKDVIVQD; from the coding sequence ATGGGTCATTCACATACTCATAATCATCACCATACACATCACGACTTAAAAGGACGTAACCTTTTTATTTCCATATTATTAAATATCCTTATTACTGCTGCTCAGGTAATAGGTGGTATTGTTTCTGGTAGTTTGGCATTGTTAAGTGATGCCTTGCATAACTTTAGCGATGTACTTTCTTTAGTAGTAAGTTATGTGGCGAACAAATTAGCGAAAAAAGAAGCCTCTTTTCATAGAACATTTGGATACAAACGCGCGGAAATTTTAGCAGCTTTTATAAATGCATCTACCTTAATAATAGTTGCTATTTTGTTAATAATTGAAGCCGTTAAAAGATTTCAAAATCCGGAAGAAATAGAATCTAATTTAGTTATTTGGTTGTCGCTTCTAGGTATTGTGGCTAATGGATTAAGTGTGCTTTTATTAAAAAAGGATTCGAAATCTAATATGAATATGAAAAGTGCTTATCTGCACTTATTAACAGATATGATGGCAAGTATTGCCGTACTTATAGGAGGCCTCTTAATGAAGTATTACCAGGTTTATTGGGTAGATAGTGTATTAACATTTGCAATAGCACTTTATTTAATCTGGATGGGTTACGATTTGTTAAAGACTTCAACAAAAGTTTTAATGCTATTTACTCCAGATGATATTCCTATAAAACAAATCGTAGCAGAGATTAATGCTTTTGAAAGTATTAAAAATGTACACCATGTTCATGTTTGGCAATTAAACGAAGAAGAAATTCATTTAGAAGCACATATCGATTTTAAGAACGACATAACGTTATCCCAATTCGATGTTATTTTGCATAAAATAGAGGATTTAGTATTTAATAAATACGATATTAACCATGTAAATATCCAACCAGAGTTTGGTAAAGATGATGCTAAAGATGTGATTGTACAGGATTGA
- the rpiB gene encoding ribose 5-phosphate isomerase B, whose protein sequence is MTISIGNDHAGTDYKFAIKEYLEDKGYTVNNYGTDANDSVDYPDFVHPVAQDIENKKVDFGILICGSANGVAMTANKYQQVRAGLCWTKEIVELIRQHNNANILCIPARYTAIPQALQMVETFLNTEFEGGRHQNRIDKIPLSC, encoded by the coding sequence ATGACAATTTCTATAGGTAATGATCACGCAGGTACAGATTATAAATTTGCAATTAAAGAATACTTAGAGGATAAAGGATATACTGTTAATAACTACGGAACAGATGCTAATGATAGTGTAGATTATCCAGATTTTGTACATCCGGTAGCTCAAGATATTGAAAATAAAAAAGTAGATTTTGGTATTTTAATTTGTGGTAGTGCTAATGGTGTTGCTATGACTGCTAATAAGTATCAACAAGTTCGTGCCGGTTTATGTTGGACCAAAGAAATTGTGGAACTTATAAGACAACATAATAATGCGAATATCTTATGTATTCCAGCACGCTACACAGCTATTCCTCAAGCCTTACAAATGGTAGAAACTTTTTTAAATACTGAATTTGAAGGGGGAAGACATCAAAATAGAATAGATAAAATTCCGTTATCTTGTTAA